In Phoenix dactylifera cultivar Barhee BC4 chromosome 1, palm_55x_up_171113_PBpolish2nd_filt_p, whole genome shotgun sequence, the genomic stretch GGGGAAGTTTGCTTGTTATGTGTTGGTGGAGAGGATTGCTTTCTGGAGGATGGATGGGAGCTTGGCGTTATCTTTAGAATTTAGGCATGCCACTAAGGTTCGGACCAAATGGGAGTAgaggtttctttttcttttttttcttttttttgtgaaaactaTATTGTAGAGTCAGATATGCCAAAGAAAAGTAAACAAATTAAAGGGTGTCAAAGAGTGTGGGATGCAATCTAAAACTAGGTCAGTTTTATGTGGTTCATGGATTTGTACCATCACAAGTATTCCTTgagtttttcataaaaaaaaaaaagacttttcCTTGTGTTCTAATGCTGCTGGTGTGTTATTTTATGTGCAACCGTGTAATGCCAGTGAATGCTTGGGCTGTGAGTGGTGTTCTCATGGTTTTATctgaaattaaataaaatgacTGAGTGAATGACATGCTGTTCGTCTGCATCAGCGCAtggctcacgatgaagcagtgtcccttttttattattattggcaCATGATGAAGTAgtgtctttatttatttatttatttattttttattttttttaaaaaaaggtggGGAGGGGGGACGAAATTCTCCCTGCTTAGTAACCCCACACTGGGCCCCTCTCCCACTGGGATATGTCCGATATGAGTAGAAAGCACCCTTCTACCTCCTCGGAGGTAGAGACATATTTATATTTCTCATACGCTCCCCATCTTACGGGCGGCCCCACCTATGTGGCAACCCCTCACAGGTGAGTACGTCACCCCGGCGCCACCTTGGTACCAGCCGACCAGTAACGCTTTCAGACCCTATGTTCAGACGTAGGGCATCCGGTCTCCAAATTTAATCGACACCTGCGCATTTCGAATCTGGAACCATTTGGTTGGAAGCAATCGTCCCATTCCAACTGAGTCACTGCCTTGGTGGTAAGCAGTGTCTTTACGAGGAATGAAAAATACTGCATCGTGCAACAAAAGAACAATAGCCCAATGGTTGCACTCTCttgtaaaacattaaaaaaaataaaaaaaaaaaacacgttTCCAAATTTAGGCCATTTATATCTagattctaaaaatttaaaaacttttaatcagcCATAATGAACACAATTCCATTGCCACTGAATTCTTTGAGATGCTGTCGAGCACTCACTCTAAAATCTAACCAATTTAAAGTCGTGGTGAATTTCTAAACGAACATTGTGAAGTCGTTGAACCACTTGTTTATCTCTATTTATTGCTCTTTCTGATATAGGGCATCCAAGAGAAGGCACCTCTCTTGTCCACTGGTGAGTAATGAACTCAATTCTTTTGCCACGGAATTCCTCGAGATGATGCCTGTGAGATACGGGGCtaaagtcggcagccccagccaaCTTAGCCCCATGCTCGTTTTTGGAAGGAGCTAGAGCAGAGGATCGTGATTGCGATCCTCTCCGACTCCTTTGGGTGTAATCAGGGCGAAGGCGCCGTGGCATCCCGCAGCACCCCCCTCCAGTCAATCCGCGGCTAATCTGCGGTCGCGGATTTCGCTTGACCGCCGCGATCTTCGCGGCGGAGAGCCGTTACAATGGGGGTTATAAAACCCCCAACCTTCCTTCCCCCTAGGGTCACCTCCGAGCCTCTTCCactcctctcctttcctcccattccttcctcctcctcctttgtcTGGTGACCGGCGAGCTCTCCCGGCCAAAAGTCGTCTGAATCCCCTTCGCGGCCTTCCCCTGTTCTGTGATCCATCCCCTCGGTTCCGAGCGCCGCTAGCCGCCGGACCAAGCCATCCTCGGTTGAGATACCTCCTCTTCGCCACCGCCGGTGAGTCTCTCCTCCTTGTCTTCATTCTCTTGCCACGTAAGTCTTTAGATTTTCAGTTTCTGCCCCATAAACCGGGATCTTCTTGGTTGTTTCTCGACCCCGGCCACCGTAGCAGCCGCCGGCCACCACTGCGATCGGCTGGCCGTCGATCGGGCGACGACCCCTGACCACCTAGGACAGCCACCCCGCCGGATCTCCCTTCCCTCTTCCCCTTCCTCTCCCGTTCTTCCATCTCCCCAGTCCATGGGGAGTTCGGTGAGGGAGAAGGCCCATCGCAGGCTGAACTGGGCTAAGTTTGGGCCGAGTTCAAACCCGAAAATTCGAAATCCGGAATCTGGAACCCAAAATTTGGaatccgaaacccgaacccgaaatcCAAACCTATTTGGCCAATAAATTgaattttgcagttaagcccttgacaGTATATGAGTTCACAAAAGAGTCTTCTACAATTTAtatttgatccctataagaaagttttattacataaaggtcctcAAATATATTTGGTTGGTCCCTTTACTTAAGTTATATTATAGAACAATACCCTATAGTTAAGTATTAGTCTCTACAATaaattttattacataaataATCCATTTAGAGGCCAactttgggggccctattgAGCCGGGTCTacgcgggcccattgggccgtatCCGATGCAGGCCTTATCGgaccatgcccattatgggccaactctgggccttattgggccgtgtccaatagtattatttttagttttgccTAGCTccgaaattaacaaagaaattaattaaatttaaacagatgaacctgatccgcctacctgaagtaggagttaagcgagaagaggtaagtaaattaatgcttcaagtgtgattttcaaattatttgataaactgattaagttttgacatattttttgtattcagtaaaataggtcaggcatgttaaattttatttgaaaatcatgttatatgctttgaaatccgtaaaaTATGACTGGAcagtttataaaattatttttgtatatatgcattctcagcatggctatgacctATTCTGTTCTATTCTGGCCTCGCCAATAGGGATTAtgcgttggacctgtcgacttgtaatttgtgaggaaccggtttcgacaccgcgccaccgatgattagaatagtggtttttggacaccgttgccatcggtgactaacaatagtggtttttggcactttgtgcaatcaatgccactgggttacgtggccgtagcctattatatTGGGATTATGATAGCAGAGTTTTTggtaaaaatgataataagttttgaaaagagcaaaacgatgttatttgtgatttatttccagtcattattttgtatttgatctgatatgctttgatcccactctggggtattttgttgcttactgggctagtgtagctcattatcttattttttctatttttcagatccagaggcttgatcgcacgggattggagagtgcgttagatttttcgatgattttttcagttattggcattttagttagattaactTGGACATTTGAACCATATTGTCATTTGCTATTTTGAATCTTTGTAAGACTGCTTGGAAtaacttaaataattatgtcatctttAAACATTTGTGATTACTTTGATATAATCTGCTGCCTTGCACGTCTGTAcggtccgccgtgcgggcgtgcggcgtctgctgcACTCCAGGcttggggcgtgacagatttggtggtatcagagcttaggttaaGATCACTAGGAATCGTAATTGAAATAGTCATATTTGAGCCTAAGTTTTAGGATTCCTAGGATTCGTCGGAAAGGTTTAAAGATGGTAGGAACTAGACGAGGGCATAATGTTCATTGTTTTTGCTAACTATTTCGTATTATTTTGTTTGGATAATTTTATGACATTTGTATATTTTCACTGAATTAGAATGCAGCCTCGCCATATCCGTAGTCTGAATCAGATGGCTGGGGGCTCTCGGGGTAGAGTCCGTACTAACCAAGTGGCCGAGGCATCGCAAAGCTCAGGGCCCCAGGGTCAATCAACAATGACTCTGGAAACTGTCGCTAGGAATCAAACTCGGGTGCTCGAACTGATTGAGGAGGTCGTAGGGCTAGTACGCCAATagaggcaacaacctcagcaACTAGTTCAGCAGGATGTTGTTCCTCCTGAGCAAAGGAGTGTAGCAGAATTCAAGAAAATGGCTCCTTCGGCTTTTAAAGGCACCACTAATCCTCAAGAGGCCGAAGCTTGGATAGATAAAATGAAGAAAGCCTTCAGGGTAATGGAATGCACTGAAGAAGAGAATGTCAGATTTGCCAtctatatgcttcaggaccgagctcatcattggtggaaGTCAGTGGAGCGCACATTGGCACACGAGCATAAGGCAGTTATCTGGAAGAGGCACCACTAGTCCTCAAGAGGCCGAAGCTTGGATAGATAAAATGAAGAAAGCCTTCAGGGTAATGGAATGCACTGAAGAAGAGAATGTCAAATTTGCCAtctatatgcttcaggaccgagctcatcattggtggaaGTCAGTGGAGCGCACATTGGCACACGAGCATAAGGCAGTTATCTGGAAGAGATTTCGTACAGCCTTCTACTCTAAGTATTTCCCCTCTAGTCACCTGAGAGAGCTAGAGAGGAAATTTCTCAACCTGAATCAAGGAACTATGACTGTGGATGAGTATGAGGCAGAGTTTGACAGGCTATctcggtttgctcccaccctcgtTATGGATGCAGAGTCCAGAAtgaggagatttgaagaaggattgaagcctcactTACGTCGGGGTTTGGCCGTAGTACACTCAACAAACTATGATGATCTAGTAGACAGGGCCAAGAATCTGGAAATTGTCTAGAAGGAAACAAAAGATACAAAAGatagaatacaaaagaagaggagcagGGATGATGATACTCATAGTGGACAGAATTCCAGCAAGACTGCAAAATCTCATAACTAGCCCTGGCAATCAGAGGAGCAGGGATTCTATGAGAAGGCTACTTAGCATCAACAAGACAAGCCTAAGTGTGATGCTTGTGGTGGTATGCATAAGACTGAACACTGTAGACGATTCCGATGCCTGCTTCAAATGCAGCCAGCAGGGTCATAAGATAGCTGAGTGTCTTCAACAGGACTTCCAATCAGTTCAGAGGCCTCAAGCTACAAGGACCCAGCAAGTGCAAGGTTCTCCTGCTTCGGTTCAGTCGGTTCAGCCTTCTTCTCCTAAGCAGCAGACAGGAGGGAGACCGCACACACGGGGTCATATTTATGCACTaactcagcaggatgctcaggcatccaacactGTGGCGTCAGGTACCTTACCAGTTGCTTCTGTTTATGATCATATATTGTTTGATTCTGGTGCTACACATTTTTTTGTGTCATCTACATTTGCGCGAAAACATGACCTGTCTTGTGTGCCGTTAGAGTATGATTTGCATATTAGTACCCCTGCTGGGAGTGGGATgattattaaacagatatgcaATACTTGTCCGATTCAAATAGTAAATAGAGACTTGACTGCTGATTTGATAGTTATAAATATGCATGACTTCGATATAATTCTTGGTATAGACTGGTCGGCGTAACACTTTGCTACCATTAGCTgccatgaaagaaaaaaaaggggtaaaCTTCCAGATCCTTGGAGACACTGAATTCAACTTCATAGAATCATAGGTAATGGTGCTTATACTTCCTCTTGAGTTGTATCTGCTATGCAAATTAAGCGGCTACTTAGAAAGGGCAGTATTGCGTATATTGCCACAGTAGTTGACACCAGACCTTTGTGCAAACTAAAGTATGTTAAATTTCGAGACGAAATTTTCTTAAGAAAGAGAGAATGTGTAATACGAAGCTAAAGTCGGCAGCCCTAGCCGACTCAGCCCCATGCTCGTTTTTGGAAGGAGCTAGAGTAGAGGATCGCGATTGcaatcctctccggctccttcaGGTGCAATTAGGGCGAAGGCGCCGCAGGCATCCGGCAGCACTCTCCTCCAGTCAATTCGCGGCCAATCCGTGGCCGCGGATTTCGCTCGACTGCCGCGATCTTTGCAGCGGAGAGTCGTTACGATGGGGGCTATAAAATTCCCATCCTTCCTTCCCCCTAGGGTCACCTCCgagcctcttcctctcctctcctctcctccccttccttcctcctcctcctttgtcTGGTGACCGGTGAGCTCTCCCAGCCGAGCGCCGTCCGAATCCCCTTTGCGGCCTTCCCCTGTTCCGTGATCCATCCTCTCGGTTCCGAGCGCGGCCGCTGCTACTAGCTGCCGGACCGAGCCATCCCCCGTTGAGATACCTCCTCTTCGCCATCGCCGGTGAGTCTTCCTCCTCCTTGTCTTCGTTCTCTTGCCAAAAAAGCCTTTAGATTTTCTGTTTCTGCCCCATAAACCGAGATCTTCTCGATTTCTTCTCAACCCCGGCCACTGCAGcagccgccggccgccactgcgtTCGGCCCGTGTAGAAAGCACTTCCCCCCTTCTAGGTAGACTTATTCACCGGATATCCCCCCGAGGGGGGCGAGGCCGGAGGCCGAAGGGTTAGCCGTCGACCGGGCGACGGCCCCTAGCCACCTAAGCCGGCCACCCCACCAAATCTCCCTTCCATCTTCCCCTTCCTCTCCCGTTCTTCCatctcccctgtccatggggagtTCGGTGAGGGAGAAGGCCCATCGTGGGCCGAACTAGGCCAAGTTTGGGCCCAGTTCACTCttggcccaacttgggcctagTTTAAATCCGAAAACCCAAAAGCCTGAAAACCCGAAATTCGGAATTCGTAACCCGAAATCTggaacccgaaatccgaaacccgaaacccaaatctgtttggccaataaatagaATTTTGTAGTTAAGCCCTTGACAGTATATGAGTTCACAAAAGAGGCTTctgtaatttatgtttgatccctataagaaagatttattacataaaggttctcaaatatatttggttggtccctttactcaagttttattatagaacagtaccctgtagttaagtattagtccctgcaataaattttattgcataaataatcCATTTAGAGGCCAAAtttgggggccctattgggctgGGTCTACGCGGGCCATTGGGCCGTATCCGATGTAGGTCCTATCGGGccgtgcccattatgggccaactctgggccctgttgggtCGTGtctaatagtattatttttagttttgcttagccccgaaattaacaaaaaaaattaattaaatttaaacaggtgaacctgatccgcctacctgaagtagaagttaagcgagaagaggtaagtaacttaatacttcaagtgtgatttccaaattatttgataaactcattaagttttgacatatattttgtattcagtaaaatgggtcatgcatgttaaattttatttaaaaatcatgttatatgctctgaaatccgtaaaatATGACTAGAcaatttataaaatctatttttgtatatatgcattctcaacaTGGTTATGACCTATTctattctgttctggccccgccaatggggattatatgttggacctgtcgacttgtaatctatgAGGAACcgatttcgacaccgcgccatcggtgattagaatagtgactTTTGGACACCGTTGCCACCGGTGACTAGCAATAGTGgtttttggcactttgtgcaatccatgccactgggttatgtggccgtagcctattatgttgggATTATGATAGCAGAGTTTTTggtaaaaatgataataagttttgaaaagagcaaaatgatattatttgtgatttatttaCAGTCATTGTTTTGTATTTGATCTGATATGTTTTGACCCCACTGTGGGATATTttgttacttactgggctggtATAGCTCATTatcttattttttctatttttttaatccagaagcttgatcgcacgggattggggagtgcgttagatttttcgatgattccttcagttattggcatttcagttagattagcttagacatttgaattatgttgtcATTTGCTATTTTGAAtctttgtaagactgctttgaATAACTTAAATAATTGTGTCATATTTAAACATCTgtgattgctttgatatgatctactACCTTGCCCGCCTGTGCGGCCCGCTGTGTGGGCGTGCGACATTTGCCGGGCTCCGGGCTTGGGGCATGACAATGCTTAACCCTCACTCTATAGTGTAACCAATTTAAAGTAGTAGTGACTTTGTAAACGAACATCATAAAGTCATCGAACCACTTGTTTATCTCTATTTATTGCTCTTTCTGATATCCGACGTCCAAGAGAAGGCACCACTCCTGTCCACTGGTGAGTATTGAACTCAATTCCATTGCCAGTGAATTCTTCGAGATGATATCGAACACTCACTATAAAGTCTAACCAAGTTAAAGTAGTAGTGACTTTCTAAACGAATATCGTGAAGTCGTTGAACCACTTGTTTATCTCTATCTATTGCTCTTTCTGATATCTGACATCCAAGAGAAAGTACCTCTCTTGTCCACTGGTGAGTAATGAACTTGATTCCATTGTCATTGAATTCTTCGAGATGATGTCGAACACTCACTCTAAAGTCCAACCAATTTAAAGTAGTAGTGACTTTCTAAATAACTTTCTAAATGAACATCGTGATTTACTACCCCTATCATTCATCcatctgcatagatctcaaaacactctatcttctatcatccatccaccgtcacaaatctcaaagcactccttCCTCTATCATTCATCCACCTATACAATTCTCAAAGATATTTTTCCTCTATCATCTATCCAcctacatagatctcaaagcacttcatATTCTATCTTCCATCCTTATGCATGGATCTCAAAATGCTCCATTTTTTATCATCCATCTACCTGTATAGATCTCAAAATGCTCTATTATCTGATATTTATGTAGCCGAATGGATAATAAAAAATGAAGCGCTTTAATATCTATGCAGGCAATTAGGCAAATGAATCATAGATGAAGTGTTTTGAGATTTGTAAAAGCAAATGGATTATAGATGgagcgctttgagatctatgcaggtgGATGGTTGACAATGAATAGAGCTCTTTAAGAGCTATGCAAGTGGATGATGATTGGGGATGAGATTTGTACTGGCACATAATGAGACAATGAAAGAAGTGCTGTAAAATTTATGCAGATGGATGAATGCTAGAGAATtaggtgctttgagatctatgtaggTGTATGGATGATAGAGAATAGAATGCTTTAAGATCTATACCGATGGATAAATTACTAAGGATGGAGCACTTTGATATTTTGTGCAGGTTGATGATTAACAAAGGACAACTTTTCTAaatcaagaatatttttgtcttttttttgcttagttAACGGTATTAAGATCGAGACAAACGACTGGGCCATATTGCGATAAATTTAAAGTTTTGGTGACTAattgatatttttaaatttttgatgtcTAAGTATAAATAGCTCAAACTTGAAAGGATATTGTTGCTGTAATTTTTTCAATTATCAAGCAACCGTCacgtaataatattttataatagagATAGACGACCGAACCATATTGCAACGAATTTGAAGCTTTGATAGCTAATTGATATTTTATAAATCTTTAAGGTCGAAATATAAATAGCCTAAACTTAGAAGGATATtctcatatttttttcaaaaaatagttgCATTATTTATGAACATATTTGTGGTACTATAACCGtttttctcaaaataaaataaaaataaagtaaacGAAAAATAAAACAACAGTTATAATAGTTATCAGCCAGAAGACTTGGGACAGATAACGCTTTTTTCGCAATAACTACTTACGAGAACAGATTCAAAGGAAGGTCTCAGTGACTGCAGCCACGTTTTAGAACAATAGCCATTTTAAAATTGTAATGCCCCCTTTCTTACCTTATATACGTATAATAacatagaaaagataaaatctaTTTGTTGAATTATATTTTTCACGCTCATCGTGTctcttaataaaataatatttttccaaaaatagtaatttatttaatttttttatccaAAATAATATAAGTATCTGAAAAATAGTAGTTCCACATTAAACAACTGGCCATTGCACTCCAATTCGTAGAACTGCACCAAAGACGGCCGCGCAGCtagggctgttaatgagccgagctgctcgggctcggctcgggcttGGCTTGGGCTtggctcggtaaaagcccggctcgggctcggctcgttagtcaaacgagcctgagcccgagcccaatatgaggctcgtttacacccgagttcgagcccgagcagctcacgagccccaACGAGCTCTAGTCTCCTGCTGAAAgattttatttcagcaccataattcataaaaatctgaCCGCATAGAGAAAAATAGCTTGTTATCGAGTCCGAcccgagctcgagctcgggctcgttctGGAGCCcgtaattgaaacgagctttacgagctcaagcccgagcctttACTTTGCCAAGTAAGctcgagctcgagcccaatacagagcttattaccgagctcgagcccgagcttctgtgaaacgagccgagccgagctctccTAGGCTCGGTCTCGGCTCGTTTAGAGCCCTACGCGCAGCCCAGTCAAAACACTACCTCCGCACGGAATTGTTTGGGAATCAAAGCGGTGACCAAGTACAACTAGTCGGCTTACGATAGACTTTTCTTCAGACGCGCTTAGACAAATGACTTCTCATTGAAGTCCGGGAAGAAACAATTGAagatttctctgttttttttcttttttttttctatgtagAAGATTTCTCTTCCCACGTAGACCTCTTCTCTTAACCTCTCTCAGTCCATCCCACAAAAGCCTTGTCAAACTATCCGTGCAAGTGCAAGCCTCTTTCCCATGAGGAAAATTCCTCCCCTAGAGTCGTATGGATGTTGCACAACTCCATCATCCTTTATATATAGGCACCAAGGATAAAACGACAGCAGACACACCTTACACCATATAAGCATTATCTTAGAACAATGTATGTGACCAGGCCTCTCTCCCATTACTATAACAACCCCAATGCTGTCTTTGATCACCCGCCAGAAGGTCCCAGTTCGGGTATTCTCGTGATCAAAGATGAGGAGGCTGAGAGCGAACAAGTATGCTGCTGGGGACTATGCAAAGATTCGAGGATTTATAGCCTCCCATTCCCTcaaaataccaagattaaagttCGATATACCACCACCCAACACCATGCTGGAGGTGGCCAGAGTCATAGTACGACCCACACCTCCAGAGATGATGTCTTCTTCATTCCAGTCACAGGCCAGccattatcatcaaataggtactaTGTCATCAGAGAAGATGGAAGAAACAAAGGGTAAATCTTCAACCTAAAGCTCTATTCACATGTAGATCGTATGCGCTGCTTCTCGCCTTTCTTTTTGTCCAGTTTTATTATCAATAGCTTCCTTCAGAGTTAGAGAGAAACATAGCTATCCAACCTATTGCATTCATTATCCTGGAGGTTTTTAttttatctatctatctatctatcgaTTTGAAGAGAAATGGAGGGAGATCTATCCATATTATCATTATTCTTATTGTTGCTGAGGAAACAATAACACAAGAGAATATAATAATCTTGTATGTTTTGATGGAAATTTGCAGGAAAGCTGCAACATGTTCGAGAGAGGAGGATATGACCACATGTTGTTTTTGCTCATTTGCTAATGATGTCGCATCAAGTCCTTTAGATCACAGAAATATTCATCAACAAGTGGAGATCATCTGTCAGAGAAATAAGTTCCACGCCAAGGCAGTAGCTTCTGATGGAATTCCCCCACAATATCTTAGAAGGAAAGGTTGGCAGGCCTACACTTCGGAATCAACTAATTACCACTTACCCGAAGCTCGAGGCCTTGATGTGTCTCTTAGGAATAAGTTGCCTGATCTAGACTTCCAGATTTCTACACAACGCTCTCCTGCCATTGTTGTGGGGAAGTGGTACTGCCCTTTTATGTTCATAAAGGAAGGCGACCGATTAAAAGACCAAATGAAAAGATCCATGTTCTATAACATGACTCTCCAGCGATTCTGGGAGGAGATCTATAGCTGTGAGAATAATGGCAAGGAAGGAAACGCAGTGGAACTAAGTGTTGGTGTTAGAAGGCACACGGCATTGTTGAACGGTAGTGAAATAATCCAAGACAGAAGAGAGGTGGTCGATGGAATCATGTGGTTGAAGCCTGTCAACTCCGGAGACCAGGGTTTGGGTTTGAGTCTAGCTATATGGGAGAGGATGCGGtgggaggaagaaagaggtgggTGGATTGGTGGTGAAGAGAATGTGGAAAGAGTGGAAAGGTCAGAGGTGTGTGAAGGAGAGAATGGATGGAAGAAGTTTGGTTGCTATGTGTTGGTGGAAAGATTTGTTCTGAAAAGAATGGATGGTACCGTAGCTTTAGCCTATGATTTCAAGCACACCAACAA encodes the following:
- the LOC120111773 gene encoding uncharacterized protein LOC120111773, which produces MSDLPSICFRTELIIGGSQWSAHWHTSIRQLSGRGTTSPQEAEAWIDKMKKAFRVMECTEEENVKFAIYMLQDRAHHWWKSVERTLAHEHKAVIWKRFRTAFYSKYFPSSHLRELERKFLNLNQGTMTVDEYEAEFDRLSRFAPTLVMDAESRMRRFEEGLKPHLRRGLAVVHSTNYDDLVDRAKNLEIV
- the LOC103722417 gene encoding uncharacterized protein LOC103722417, translated to MYVTRPLSHYYNNPNAVFDHPPEGPSSGILVIKDEEAESEQVCCWGLCKDSRIYSLPFPQNTKIKVRYTTTQHHAGGGQSHSTTHTSRDDVFFIPVTGQPLSSNRYYVIREDGRNKGKAATCSREEDMTTCCFCSFANDVASSPLDHRNIHQQVEIICQRNKFHAKAVASDGIPPQYLRRKGWQAYTSESTNYHLPEARGLDVSLRNKLPDLDFQISTQRSPAIVVGKWYCPFMFIKEGDRLKDQMKRSMFYNMTLQRFWEEIYSCENNGKEGNAVELSVGVRRHTALLNGSEIIQDRREVVDGIMWLKPVNSGDQGLGLSLAIWERMRWEEERGGWIGGEENVERVERSEVCEGENGWKKFGCYVLVERFVLKRMDGTVALAYDFKHTNKIRTKWE
- the LOC103722425 gene encoding uncharacterized protein LOC103722425, with product MMILIVDRIPARLQNLITSPGNQRSRDSMRRLLSINKTSLSVMLVVVCIRLNTVDDSDACFKCSQQGHKIAECLQQDFQSVQRPQATRTQQVQGSPASVQSVQPSSPKQQTGGRPHTRGHIYALTQQDAQASNTVASGTLPVASVYDHILFDSGATHFFVSSTFARKHDLSCVPLEYDLHISTPAGSGMIIKQICNTCPIQIVNRDLTADLIVINMHDFDIILGIDWSA